A window from Megalobrama amblycephala isolate DHTTF-2021 linkage group LG21, ASM1881202v1, whole genome shotgun sequence encodes these proteins:
- the rpl29 gene encoding 60S ribosomal protein L29, with the protein MAKSKNHTTHNQSRKWHRNGIKKPRSQRYESLKGVDPKFLRNMRFAKKHNKKGARTIARKAAAAATK; encoded by the exons ATGGCCAAGTCGAAGAACCACACCACACACAACCAGT CTCGTAAGTGGCACAGAAACGGCATCAAGAAGCCTCGCTCTCAGCGCTACGAGTCTCTCAAAGGG GTGGATCCCAAGTTTCTGAGGAACATGCgctttgccaagaaacacaacAAGAAGGGGGCGAGGACTATCGCTAGGAAAGCAGCAGCGGCGGCGACGAAATAG
- the mybl2b gene encoding v-myb avian myeloblastosis viral oncogene homolog-like 2b, whose product MSWWARGEEEEEAMCQDTDSDVADQKDCGKVKVKWTQEEDDKLRKLVLNVGPNDWKYIAGFLPSRSEHQCQHRWFKVLDPDLVKGPWTKEEDEKVIELVKKYGSKQWAMVAKHLKGRLGKQCRERWHNHLNPDVKKCSWTPEEDLVIYKAHCVLGNRWAEIAKLLPGRTDNAVKNHWNSTIKRKVETGYYTGVDTTLHELQQTDSDETGQQQVEFCYDGASEGLPGEVLKRDPEAHEKVTTAPQKTASPKTPKAPTTPKSEGGDSNVSTWVMDSSGFLSPSAAPTLKEVMELMDGDLEGWCTMSDFELPEESQSSELLQFRLEGSALQELSKGSKGELIPISPGGATPPSILSRRSRRRIALSPDPNDSMTPKSTPVKILPFSPSQFLNMWTKQDTLDLENPSLTSTPVCSQKAVVTTPLHRDKTPLTQKENSLFITPNHKSDLDTTPRTPTPFKNAMEKYGPLRPLPPTPNLEEDLKEVLRSEAGIELIVEDETPTEKKRKQVYRPPMKKVRKSLALDVIDCSETVSARKQQIKHTVRAHQKAQTVRSLPLETSCAVKEENLLDQGFILGPNESGIPSKPAPQTLKMTPPLPMSPAWETVVCGRTKDQLIMTEKARRYLRSLKCHAPNRALILS is encoded by the exons ATGTCGTGGTGGGCGCGCGG tgaggaagaggaggaggccATGTGTCAGGACACAGACTCTGATGTCGCTGACCAGAAGGATTGTGGGAAAGTGAAGGTGAAGTGGACGCAGGAGGAG GATGATAAGCTGCGGAAACTGGTGCTGAACGTCGGACCAAATGACTGGAAATACATCGCTGGCTTTTTACCT AGCCGATCGGAGCATCAGTGTCAGCATCGCTGGTTCAAAGTTCTGGATCCGGATCTGGTCAAAGGACCCTGGACCAAAGAGGAGGACGAGAAG GTGATTGAGCTGGTGAAGAAGTACGGCAGCAAGCAGTGGGCGATGGTGGCCAAACACCTGAAGGGCCGTCTGGGAAAGCAGTGCCGGGAACGCTGGCACAACCACCTCAACCCAGACGTCAAGAAGTGCTCGTGGACTCCGGAGGAAGATCTCGTCATCTACAAGGCTCACTGCGTGCTGGGAAACCGCTGGGCGGAGATCGCCAAACTGCTGCCCGGAAG AACAGACAATGCGGTGAAAAACCACTGGAACTCCACCATCAAGCGTAAGGTGGAGACGGGTTATTACACCGGTGTGGACACGACGCTTCACGAGCTCCAGCAGACCGACAGCGACGAGACCGGCCAGCAGCAG gTGGAGTTCTGCTATGACGGAGCCAGTGAGGGACTGCCAGGAGAAGTCTTAAAGCGG GATCCTGAAGCACATGAGAAGGTCACCACTGCGCCACAGAAAACTGCTTCTCCCAAGACACCAAAAGCTCCTACAACCCCCAAAAGTGAAGGCGGAGACTCTAACGTGTCCACCTGGGTGATGGACAGCTCCGGATTCCTGTCTCCGTCAGCGGCCCCGACCCTGAAGGAGGTGATGGAGCTGATGGACGGG GATCTGGAGGGCTGGTGTACGATGTCGGACTTTGAGCTGCCGGAGGAGAGCCAGAGCTCCGAGCTGCTGCAGTTCCGTCTGGAGGGAAGCGCCCTGCAGGAGCTCAGCAAGGGCAGCAAAGGAGAGCTCATCCCCATCTCCCCCGGCGGAGCCACGCCCCCGTCCATCCTGAGCCGCCGCAGCCGCCGCCGCATCGCCCTCTCGCCCGACCCCAACGACTCCATGACCCCGAAGAGCACGCCGGTCAAGATCCTGCCCTTCTCTCCCTCACAG TTCCTCAACATGTGGACCAAGCAGGACACGCTGGACCTGGAGAATCCGTCTCTGACCTCCACGCCGGTGTGCAGCCAGAAGGCCGTGGTCACGACCCCGCTGCACCGGGACAAAACCCCGCTCACGCAGAAGGAAAACTCTCT GTTTATCACACCAAATCACAAGTCTGATCTGGACACGACGCCCCGTACGCCCACTCCGTTTAAGAACGCCATGGAGAAATACGGCCCTCTGCGGCCACTG CCTCCGACACCAAATTTGGAGGAGGACCTTAAAGAAGTGTTGCGCAGCGAAGCCGGAATTGAGTTGATCGTAGAAGATGAAACTCCTACTGAGAAGAAACGCAAACAAGTG TATCGTCCTCCCATGAAGAAAGTGCGTAAATCTCTGGCTCTCGATGTCATCGACTGCAGCGAGACGGTTTCTGCCCGAAAGCAGCAGATCAAACACACGGTCCGAGCGCATCAGAAG GCTCAAACCGTGCGGTCGCTCCCTCTCGAGACGTCCTGTGCCGTGAAGGAGGAGAACCTGCTGGATCAGGGATTTATTCTGGGACCGAATGAGAGCGGGATTCCCTCCAAACCTGCGCCGCAGACGCTGAAGATGACTCCTCCACTTCCT ATGTCTCCAGCCTGGGAAACTGTCGTCTGTGGACGGACAAAAGACCAGCTGATCATGACGGAGAAAGCCCGACGGTACCTCCGCTCTTTAAAGTGTCACGCCCCGAACCGAGCCCTCATCCTCTCCTGA
- the si:ch73-303b9.1 gene encoding uncharacterized protein si:ch73-303b9.1: MDSGRDRPELTVSGEGPSMSDFDRGFCTDQSLSLSAVSVDGFLRPSKGVVLEYSEPNPCLNYSSLLSPLVALNKNVLSPGNALSSALSSPVEGKSSTPYERVWLQKPVLASSLDLSCVDLTATHPSWEVSLVKAIVESPKSCLESSWSPINPPAPPEISQRMSSEELQRSWRETVWQGSAPAVPDLREELSSSNLAM; the protein is encoded by the exons ATGGATTCAGGACGGGATAGACCTG AGCTGACCGTGAGCGGCGAGGGCCCGtccatgtctgactttgacagaGGGTTCTGTACGGACCAGAGTCTGTCCCTGTCAGCGGTGTCAGTCGACGGGTTCCTGAGGCCCAGTAAAGGCGTTGTGCTGGAGTACTCGGAGCCCAACCCGTGTCTGAACTACTCCAGCCTCTTATCACCTTTAGTTGCCCTCAACAAGAACGTTCTCTCTCCAGGAAACGCCTTGAGCTCGGCGCTGAGCAGCCCGGTGGAAGGAAAGTCCTCCACGCCCTACGAGAGAGTCTGGCTTCAGAAGCCCGTCCTGGCCAGCTCGCTGGACCTGTCCTGCGTGGACCTGACCGCCACCCACCCCTCATGGGAGGTGTCCCTCGTGAAGGCCATAGTCGAGAGCCCCAAGTCATGTCTGGAGTCCTCATGGAGTCCCATCAACCCACCGGCGCCTCCTGAGATCTCGCAGCGGATGTCTTCAGAGGAGCTCCAGCGCTCGTGGAGGGAGACGGTCTGGCAGGGATCGGCTCCGGCAGTCCCAGATCTCCGAGAGGAACTGAGCTCATCCAACTTGGCCATGTGA